The following proteins come from a genomic window of Diorhabda carinulata isolate Delta chromosome X, icDioCari1.1, whole genome shotgun sequence:
- the LOC130902050 gene encoding procathepsin L-like translates to MKILLVIPLIIVATYGLSAKKQWDSFKIKYEKSFESYLEERLRFQIFKSNLKRIREHNANYDKGESSYYMGVTKFADMTQDEFKNMLDKQISVKPMINTKSKDFSGITAPESVDWRTTGAVLAVKDQGTCGACWSFSSTGALEGQNFLKNNISIPLSEQELIDCSNLYNNNGCYGGSMKYAFDYVLDHGVSSEESYPYIAEADRCHRNSSNIVLYAKNVVAIADPTIDKLKSAVASVGPISVPVSADVALQLYKGGIFDETDCSNAAPNHAVLLVGYGNENGKDYWIIKNSWGTKWGENGFYRLQTNPVICAILNGPVYPEV, encoded by the exons ATGAAGATTCTTTTAGTAATTCCCTTGATTATTGTGGCAACCTATGGGTTATCGGCTAAAAAACAATGGGATTCTTTCAAA ataaaatatgagaaatcCTTCGAATCTTATTTAGAAGAGAGATTAAGATTCCAAATATTCAAATCCAACTTGAAGAGAATTCGAGAACATAACGCCAACTACGATAAAGGTGAAAGTTCTTATTATATGGGCGTCACCAAATTTGCAGACATGACACAAgacgaatttaaaaatatgcttGATAAGCAAATAAGCGTTAAACCAATGATTAACACCAAATCGAAAGATTTTTCCGGTATTACAGCTCCGGAATCTGTCGATTGGAGAACAACGGGAGCTGTTCTTGCTGTTAAAGATCAAGGTACTTGCGGCGCGTGCTGGTCTTTCAGTTCT ACTGGTGCACTTGAAGgacaaaactttttgaaaaataatatttctattccGCTCAGTGAACAAGAACTAATAGATTGTTCGAATTTATACAACAATAATGGTTGTTATGGGGGATCTATGAAATATGCTTTTGATTACGTACTAGATCATGGGGTTTCTTCAGAAGAATCTTACCCTTACATCGCAGAGGCTGATCGTTGTCATCGCAATTCCAGCAATATTGTTTTGTACGCTAAAAATGTAGTCGCTATAGCTGATCCTACCATAGATAAACTAAAGAGTGCTGTCG cTTCTGTTGGCCCTATTTCGGTTCCTGTTAGCGCCGATGTGGCTCTACAATTGTACAAAGGTGGAATTTTCGACGAAACCGATTGTTCAAATGCCGCCCCAAATCACGCAGTTTTGCTAGTGGGCTATGGTAACGAGAATGGAAAAGATTATTGGATAATTAAGAATTCATGGGGGACGAAATGGGGTGAAAATGGTTTCTACAGAC